The Eurosta solidaginis isolate ZX-2024a chromosome 4, ASM4086904v1, whole genome shotgun sequence genome includes a window with the following:
- the Lsd-2 gene encoding lipid storage droplets surface-binding protein 2 isoform X4: protein MLGRNRVFNWALNAAEDCVSRAVVTAAPIVSKLDRPIQYVDQTLVKGIDKLEVTAPIIKETPQEMYNQAKSKVVEVVQPHFERVSKLKSAGQQKAASLKDLAWAKANEVLATHYGSIAVSGVDATTALAERLLEYYFPRSDDDSEDYSDNKQIAVAQNGKHVDDDLPVSANEDPVLHSVQTVGRLSHKISRRVYRNVSRQIKRMQQGNLNDYLSSLVAALKLHQYINFINSSMGTNIEQSTLTDVSPNVSGSNNSTPNNSTKVVAVNSRKSTTTPTSSTTSATPNSNSNSATKRSKENKTNNSTSPKEN from the exons atgttgg GCCGTAATCGAGTTTTCAATTGGGCTCTAAATGCTGCCGAAGATTGTGTATCGCGCGCAGTTGTCACAGCTGCCCCAATCGTCTCGAAACTTGATCGCCCCATACAATATGTGGACCAGACACTTGTAAAGGGTATTGACAAGTTGGAAGTGACAGCACCCATTATTAAGGAAACACCACAAGAGATGTATAATCAAGCTAAAAGCAAAGTGGTTGAAGTTGTGCAGCCACATTTTGAACGTGTATCGAAATTGAAGTCTGCCGGTCAACAAAAAGCAGCTTCATTGAAGGATCTTGCGTGGGCCAAGGCGAACGAAGTGTTAGCCACGCATTATGGCAGTATTGCAGTATCGGGCGTTGATGCTACAACAGCTTTGGCAGAACGTCTATTAGAGTATTACTTCCCCAGAAGCGATGACGATAGTGAAGATTATAGTG ATAATAAACAAATTGCTGTCGCGCAAAATGGCAAACACGTTGACGATGACt TACCAGTTTCCGCCAACGAGGACCCTGTATTACACTCAGTCCAGACCGTTGGCCGACTCTCGCATAAGATCTCGCGTCGTGTCTATCGAAACGTTTCCAGACAGATCAAGCGTATGCAACAAGGAAACCTAAACGACTATTTGAGTTCACTGGTTGCAGCTTTAAAATTGCATCAATACATAAATTTCATCAATTCATCAATGGGTACAAACATTGAACAATCAACTTTGACCGATGTTAGTCCAAACGTCAGTGGCAGCAACAACTCAACGCCAAATAATAGCACTAAAGTTGTGGCAGTCAATAGCCGCAAATCTACTACAACTCCAACATCTTCAACGACGTCGGCAACGCCAAATTCCAACTCCAATTCGGCGACAAAGCGCTCGaaggaaaataaaacaaataattcTACATCGCCAAAAGAAAACTAA